A window of Geotrypetes seraphini chromosome 16, aGeoSer1.1, whole genome shotgun sequence genomic DNA:
TCACTAACCCTCTCTTCTATtacactgcgctagcagtttgtagtgtggtgagctgcgctgaatggccgacgctgctcctgacactcatatgaACTctctgagcatcgggagcagtgtgggccattcagtgcggctccctgtgctagaaattgctagtgcagtttgatagaggAGGCCCCAAGTCATTGAGATTTGTGTGTGTGATAGAGGAAATATAAATTCCACTTGATAAAAGCATCACTTTACCTGCAAAGGACTGCATAGTTCACATCGCTAACTCAGTTTTTTTGATATGAAAAGTGGAAGACTTGAAATTCCATCTCAGGTCTTTTGGTACAGCTCTCATTCCTCCTCTGTCTGACAGCAGTGAATCTGGGCAACGGCCAGGGATGGATTTCCGATGGGTGATCTGTGCCTAGAGGTGTCTTTTGCCATGACTTTAAAGAGGGAGCTGCATCTGCTTTCTCCTGTGCAGGCTTTAACCTGAACTATGGTTAATTGGAGCTGGTTCCCCACCCCCTTTATTTGGTTTTAGAATTTTAATTTGTGAACCCCTTTGACTTCTATTACAAATATAACTCTGAACCGTACAGGACTCGAGTCTCACGGGGTCCACTAGCTCCAGAAACTGATGAAAGCAGATAAAAAGCTCTAATAGGAGGGAGAGCTCTTATCATGCTGGGAGGAATAAAGATTAGAGCAGGACGAGAAGACAGTCAAAAACAGCTTAGGGGCAAGTGAGATGTGAATGgagcctccccccacccccaacacagcTCTATTAATGGACCTCACTCCTGCCCCGCAACATCGCCAGTGCCAAgaccctctctcacacacacagagTTCTTCCAAATCATCTCCTCCTATTCTAGTATACTTGTTCTGCCAATGCACCTCCtttctgctctgctgttccagttcTGAGACCCTCACACAGACAAAGAGATCCCGCTGCCAATGCATCTCACTCCTTCCCTGGCACGGAGACCCTCATACACAGAGCTCTGCCAATGCATCtcattcctgccctgcagcaccctcTCTACTGCCTTCAGCTTCCATTCATTCTCTACATGTATCATTTCATTTGTCATACTTGTGTATCACATTCTTACAACTTCTAGATGTGTGATGGTCACATGAAACTCTGCTGAAAATCTGCTTTCTAGCTATCTGTATTGTGTTCATGCTCTTATAACTATCAGAGGGACACTTGCATAGGGCTCTGAAAATCTGCTATTCAGCTGTCTGTGTTGGACAGGTAGAATTTTGCAAATGAaaataatatgcattgaaaaccaAGTACTATGTACATCTGATACAGGTAAATGGAATTGCTGTGAAGAATATACAATTGATTGTTTTTCATAAATAATTGCAGACTAAAATCATTAGGATAATTTTGTGAGTCTGTTTCCTCTTGTATGTTTTTCAGCTTTGCTGGTGGTGCCCCACGACCCTTCATTTGCAAGTACGATgtgctgctgaaaagttttcagcccaaccaagaagagcagtgttcttcctagcgtcttttagccgggcgcttcCCCCTCAGCGTCCTCCAGATTCCCCcctagtctcacctttaaagctaattacggcACCCTGCAGAGCGAACCTAGTAGGCTGCTGTCGGCCTCCGCATCACATTCCCtttgccacggtcccgcccctgggttttggccaggaaccatgacctggactggccatcatgagaatgggctactgggcttgatagaccactggtttgaccaagtaaggctattcttatgttcttaatgtgctgcggaggccaacGGCAGCTTAAtaggttcactctgcaggctgcaTTAATTAGTTTTAAAGATTGGTCCTCGATAAGCGGCGGTCACAGCGTGGAAGATGACCTCTCTCGCTGGGTGTGGGAAGCAGCTGAGGTAAGGCCCCACCCATTGCGAGGTCCCCAGCGGAATTGGGATTGCCATAGAGACaccgggggggagggagagagacagaaaaagacctTGAGGAGGGATGGGACAGCAGACTTGAACTAAAAGGGAGGGGAAAGCCAGGGCAGATGCTCGACTAGAGGGGGTAGATAGGAGAAACACCCTGAactgagagagagatgccaggccctggagagggggaagacagaatgagagagacagaaagacccggatcaaaggtgggaggactcaaaatgttagaaggaagagagaaagagggagaaacctgaaacaaagaggcagaagagaggggggcagatgttggacttaggggtgtatagaggaaagaaagagagagactgcagagaggtggaaagatgctggaccagggagggaggaagagagaggtagagaaaggagaacaaatgctagacatggggggggtattgtaagcagaagaaagacagagagagataggcctggaccaaaggggaaagacagaggcagatgctagactatgggaggtgtagacagaagagacagagggagagagatcctgaggaagaacagagagatgcaagatcataatagaggagggaaatatgttgccaataggggtggaggagagaggaagaaaagttggactcatggagggacagagagaggatgttggttgggggaagggaatgtACGGTCAGAAGGAATTCCtcccagaaactaattaaatcaccagacaacaaaggtaggaaaaatgattttattttcaatttagtgatcgaaatgtgtcagttttgagaatttataatctgctgtctattcttctatagttgttactgaggtgacattgcatattttaaaggcatctgccttgacctctttgaaaaataaaacaaatataaatgataattaacattttctctgcatacagtgtgctttgtgtttttttaaattttgtagttaccgttatgaattaataagattatattgtgtgtacatgaaaaatgaatggaagaaatcaaTTACAAGCactattataatgggggtggggtcaggggcggagcttgggctggggtacttggttggtatttgttagacttagggggtacttggcttgaagaagttgagaaacactggtctaggtgactatggagttcactcagtaagggccccttttacaaagctatagtagcaattctcccatggcaaatgcaccaaagtccattcaattcctattggCTTCAGTGCATtcgctgtggcagaattgctatcgcagctttgtataaggagccctaaggcaggaactactgtTTCTCTGCATtagattcaacatgagtttgaagttggttgaataccactctcAAGAAGGGTAGTTTTGAaggaaatggaaggtttgatactggccagtagttatttggaataagaggatctgcccaagtgtcaaaccttaaaggaAGTTacttttaattttccccaccaaatttccccgtcccaccccaccccaccctgctgGAAAAAacttctagggagaacagtgctAATGAGTTTCtctaatgttatagtttatatgTAATGTTTtcccagtttttaatttttttaaatttgtaatacgctttgaaattAAGACATTACGTGtacatcaaatcttaaataaaacttgaaacttgaaattaatCATTCTGTTTTCTAACAATATTTTACCTTGTAGcacatttcccttgtttaaagatccctaaattgtaactaaaaTGACTACATTGCTTGCCTAATCTTCGAAATTTTGCTCTGTAAAAATGTTAGTTCTTCCTTAAATGCTTAAGTATATGTGCTTTAATATTATACAGAGCCAAGTTAGTGCATTCCCCAAATTAACATctattatatatacacacatactgtAGATCCTTAGTaagtgttgagttaggataaaactgtctaaaaaaatcagtaacgtgtatCTCGGAAACATGActtgctagctgaatttcaattacagatctgaaaccAGCGTCATTAAATTAAGAACActtcttaaccttttcctatcgtaataaatttggttccaatcgtaattattttagcaaagttttgtattattcaccgttatcatttacggctattgtaaagtcataagtctgtcaattcaaatattttgtgttcctggctctttattagtccatatagactgtttatccactgtctatgtcatttttggaatgtcccgtcatccgggacacatgaTACGAAAAggttaagttctcagtagcaaagaaaaactttttttttgttggccATGATATTACTGCAATTTCTGTGCTAAGTGCTCCATTCAGGGGTGCACATTTCGACCTGCTCTTGACTTGGCATAAATGGATATGCCTAAATACAAGTGCACCAGATATTATATAATAGAATCTGTTGCCCAGATAGAGTTGAAGAATTAGCGCTCAGGATGCAGCCTCTGAAGGCAATCAGGTTGATTTGGGATGGCAGTAGAAGGATGACTATTTCACGATAAGCCTTCCACCTCAGCAAACAAGATTCACCGTGTACAGAACCGGAGCCTCTTGAGGGAGGGGGCCGGGATTTACATGAGACTATGGCACCAGAAGGCATTTAGACCAGACTCAGAAAGAACAGTTGTCAAGTAGAAGCTAAAATTActgctttatttttttaagtttttagccTAACTTGGCTTTTGCTTACCATTTTATATATTTCaaaagtatttttcttttttagcgAGTGAGCTGACCCTGATCTTTTGGAAAACGTCATTTTGATGGTTGCTACCCTTAAATATTTTCAAGGGCTCTGTGAATCTCTTCTCATGCACATAAATAATAAATCCAGATTTATTTTGATTTCATATTCCTACCGTTCTGTGTACTGTGGCATGAAAAAGTTGTGACAAATAGCACAGCAGAACCCAGCTTTCCTTAGGTACATACAGTGATAGCAGCAAAGAAACAGGAGACATGTTTTTATCTCCCCCAGGGGGAGCGAGGGGAAGTTTACCCTGGAGCTCCAGGATTGCAGACAGAGGCATTGTGCCCCAGTCTCACTTGATGTGGTGGTGAAATTGGATAATGGCTTTCTCCTGCTCATGTGTTTCAATGGAGCCCTTCCTCAGGCGCCGGATTTCCTGGATGGCATCCACACCGGTAATTTTCTGTGCTTTCACCAGGTAGCAGGCAAGCATGGTGCCAGTCCTCCCATAGCCGTGAAGGCAGTGGACTCCCACACCCTGCAGAAAGCATAAGAGTGCAATCACGTGCCAAGGCAAACAGAAGAAAATCTACAGTCACAGGGGATcaaccagaaaacaaaacaagacgATGCTCTTGATAAGCAGTTTATGCAAACCAGTCTTCACAGGTAAAACGGTGCGTTCACTTGAAAAATCCAAATGAGACACAGTATCTATTCTGTGgtgtggacccaacatggtctgtgttttggtaTAAgacaaccttcttctggggtcctatGGAAATATGCAAGCATGTAAATATAATGTCTCCAGAGTTACATGCCATACAGGACAGGGCAAAGAGTAAGCCTTGTATCTAAAGCAGTGTACAGCTCAAGAGTGCAAATGTAAAAGGGACTGAAAGAGGAACAAACACAAGGTGGCTGAGGTTGCATGAAAATCTATCAAAAAGAGCAGAAAGCAGCTCCATTACTTTAAAATGATTACAAAGATAGAACTTACAAAAGCAGAGATGGGGTAAAAAGGATAAATCTGAAATGAAGGCAGGGAACTACAGCAAATGTCTTACATGTTTTAAAAGATGTCTTGAGATGAATGGAAAGCAGAGGTTGATCCCAAAGGGTGGGAAAACTATGAAACTGTTCTCGCAAGGACCAGAATTCGGAACAGGGAAAAAATCTCTGAGGCTCACAGCACTATTTTTTCCTGCTGCTTTGCAGAAAGACCTTAAAGACACATTTGGCCCATCCTCTGCCTTTAGACAAGCTCCTCTCTCCGTAAACCATCTTAGACAGGTCTTTCTGTTCTACACACACATACCTCTTTCTTGGCGCTGGCCTCCTCTACAAGCTGCAGGAAACGTTTAATCTGGTCCAGAGTTGGGGGGCAGAAGTCTTCAATGCGGATGTGGTGAAGCTGGATGCCGGGACAGGTGTCATGGTAGGGAGGTTTCCTCTCACACAGAGTCACCAGGTGACGGATACCGTTCTCATACAGGTACTGGTAGTGGGCCGGCAGCCTCGGCATTGCCATCCCTGCCAGATGAGGAGCCACCCAGGAGAAGTTATGGGGTGGCTCTGGAGGCATGGTCCCCTCACCTGGGGTACTAGAACCGAACCAAACAATAAGTGTCAGGAGCCAGAGCCTAACAGAAATTAAGATTTACACCTTCTGGGTAACCATGTTGCGACTCCAAGCTCAGGCTTTTTGGGGGGCTAAAATATTTTCTTGTACAGTTTTAGCTAATATAGATTTACTAAGTTAAAGTTGCCTCCTCAGCTAATCCCAGCTATAACCCACctggtttatttttttatttaaaaatggagATGGAGTTGGTAAAAATGTATCAACTAATtgcagcttcaaaataaaaaagcATTATAATATAAagtaaatttatcattttatacttaCCATTACTTTACATccagaacaaaaaatttaaatcttAATATCAGCTAGGGTCAGTCAGAGCTGGAGCCAAGGTCAGACTGTAGAAAAATTAGAGTGTGAAAATTTGTTGTACCAACTCCACAGCtctggcccggaaccttctctccaacgtcagaattgacatggggggaaggcttgtgggccagcggcGTGCAATCGCCCTTCCTTGCCTGAAGTTGTGGCAGCAGTGGGGGATGATTGGATGGAGAGCGGCAGTGGCAGGGGGTGGCGGCGGACTGGGAGGGAGGTGTGGATGGAGCGTATcgggt
This region includes:
- the DUSP23 gene encoding dual specificity protein phosphatase 23; the protein is MPPEPPHNFSWVAPHLAGMAMPRLPAHYQYLYENGIRHLVTLCERKPPYHDTCPGIQLHHIRIEDFCPPTLDQIKRFLQLVEEASAKKEGVGVHCLHGYGRTGTMLACYLVKAQKITGVDAIQEIRRLRKGSIETHEQEKAIIQFHHHIK